In one Aricia agestis chromosome 5, ilAriAges1.1, whole genome shotgun sequence genomic region, the following are encoded:
- the LOC121726973 gene encoding 40S ribosomal protein S14: MAPRKNKVAKEEVQVTLGPQHLAGETVFGVAHIFASFNDTFVHVTDLSGRETIARVTGGMKVKADRDEASPYAAMLAAQDVAEKCKTLGITALHIKLRATGGNKTKTPGPGAQSALRALARSNMKIGRIEDVTPVPSDSTRRKGGRRGRRL; this comes from the exons ATGGCTCCCAGGAAAAACAAAGTTGCAAAAGAGGAGGTACAGGTTACACTAGGCCCCCAGCATTTAGCCGGTGAAACCGTCTTTGGGGTTGCCCACATCTTCGCTTCATTCAATGACACATTCGTTCATGTTACTGATTTATCTGGACGGGAAACCATCGCCAGGGTAACCGGAGGCATGAAGGTTAAGGCTGATCGTGATGAAGCTTCCCCTTACGCTGCTATGTTAGCTGCCCAG GATGTTGCtgaaaaatgcaaaacattggGCATCACAGCTTTACACATTAAACTCAGAGCCACCGGTGGCAACAAGACGAAGACACCAGGACCAGGTGCTCAGTCTGCTCTGAGAGCTCTGGCTCGCTCCAACATGAAAATTGGTCGCATTGAGGATGTTACGCCCGTGCCATCAGACTCCACACGCAGGAAGGGTGGTAGACGAGGACGCAGGCtgtaa